A DNA window from Helianthus annuus cultivar XRQ/B chromosome 15, HanXRQr2.0-SUNRISE, whole genome shotgun sequence contains the following coding sequences:
- the LOC110912620 gene encoding uncharacterized protein LOC110912620, giving the protein MIQDCEDSSKKRKRDGSLQQEDFLYHPASTNLNHTKRLVLDTELHLDTPMPFEWQRCLDIKSGQIHYYNTRTHKKTSMDPRSSPEAEPPKNMSLDLELNLPCGSSDTTKKHHVADNFSKYKTSSETTNRNGGGGGGGRVPSWLALEGGDQQQEMMAAVCKKCHMLVMMIKISPSCPNCKFMHPPNQTPPSLFNRELSLLC; this is encoded by the exons ATGATTCAAGATTGTGAGGATTCTTCAAAGAAGAGGAAACGTGATGGATCATTACAACAAGAAGATTTCTTGTATCACCCAGCTTCCACAAACCTCAATCACACAAAAAGATTGGTACTTGACACCGAGCTTCATCTTGATACCCCCATGCCTTTCGAGTGGCAACGATGCCTCGATATTAAG TCTGGCCAAATACACTATTATAACACAAGAACTCATAAAAAGACCTCAATGGATCCCAGAAGTAGCCCAGAGGCAGAACCACCCAAGAACATGAGTCTTGATCTTGAGCTCAACCTACCATGTGGATCATCTGATACAACAAAGAAACATCATGTTGCTGACAACTTCTCCAAGTACAAGACTTCAAGCGAAACAACGAACAggaacggtggtggtggtggtggtggtagagtGCCGTCATGGTTGGCGTTGGAAGGAGGAGATCAACAACAAGAGATGATGGCAGCAGTGTGTAAGAAGTGTCATATGTTGGTGATGATGATCAAGATCTCACCTTCATGCCCAAATTGTAAATTCATGCACCCTCCCAATCAAACCCCTCCAAGTCTCTTTAACAGAGAATTAAGCCTCTTGTGTTGA